Sequence from the Rutidosis leptorrhynchoides isolate AG116_Rl617_1_P2 chromosome 3, CSIRO_AGI_Rlap_v1, whole genome shotgun sequence genome:
AGCCTAGTTGGTAATCGATCCCAAGCTAAGCGCCACAAAAATATATTGATCTTTCGTGGAATTTGTTTCGCCCATCTGGTGGCTGTTTGTGCAGAAGGTAATAAACCTTCATCCAAAAAAAAAACTCTAGTTTCATTAACTTTGAATTCACCATCAGTGGAGATCATCCATTCCCATGTGTCCATGCTTTCATTAAGATTTAAAGTACCTAGCTCATCAGAAAGTTGTTGAATGGCAAGAGTGTTACGAGGCCCAATTGCTTCTCTTGACCATTCCCATTTCCAATTCCCATCATCAATTCGATCGGCCAACAAGCACTCGCTATTGACGTCCAGGTGCATTAAACGGTTAAAACGATTTGCAAGAGACCCGTCACCCCTCC
This genomic interval carries:
- the LOC139900936 gene encoding uncharacterized protein encodes the protein MHWIRWDQVLASMENEGLDIGSLRAFNGGIDSNINGSSAWPTIVKLFSKIKRDGLLPANVLRVRVGNGHSIRYWKDNWRGDGSLANRFNRLMHLDVNSECLLADRIDDGNWKWEWSREAIGPRNTLAIQQLSDELGTLNLNESMDTWEWMISTDGEFKVNETRVFFLDEGLLPSAQTATRWAKQIPRKINIFLWRLAWDRLPTRLNFSK